Proteins encoded within one genomic window of Bradyrhizobium sp. CB1717:
- a CDS encoding NAD(P)H-binding protein — protein MAEIILVTSAAGGTQGQTGRHVSEMLLRRGHHVRAFVRQIDSRSDRLKSLGAEIFVGDFLDVRSVEQAAKGVSSVYFAYPVQDGLAEATAAMAFAARRHGISRLVNLVMYQSSIDAPTPRMRQNYLSEQVFEWAGVGPLHLRATVFYENVARLVGANLPERGAIRLPLGDEGTILPLISAEDVARVAVGLLVDPEQAAGSAYPIIGSVNSVGDIVGAFAHVFDRDVHYEEISDEEWRNEVLSRGWNAHAVEHLSSLWKSLRAARLSAETARFAVTDTIGKIGGAAPKTFEQFVREQQSELLAPAAKPTA, from the coding sequence ATGGCAGAGATAATCCTCGTGACCTCCGCGGCAGGCGGCACCCAGGGCCAGACTGGCCGGCATGTGTCCGAAATGCTGCTTCGGCGGGGTCATCACGTCCGTGCATTCGTGCGTCAAATCGACAGCCGTTCTGACCGGCTGAAGTCGCTCGGCGCTGAGATCTTCGTCGGCGATTTTCTCGACGTCCGCTCCGTTGAACAGGCAGCGAAAGGCGTCTCATCGGTCTATTTTGCCTATCCGGTCCAGGACGGATTGGCGGAAGCAACCGCAGCGATGGCGTTTGCCGCGCGCCGGCACGGCATTTCGCGTCTCGTCAATCTCGTGATGTACCAGTCGTCGATCGATGCGCCGACACCGCGCATGCGGCAGAACTATCTGTCGGAACAGGTCTTCGAATGGGCCGGCGTCGGGCCGCTGCATCTGCGGGCCACGGTGTTCTACGAGAACGTGGCGCGGCTTGTCGGCGCCAACCTGCCGGAACGCGGTGCCATCCGCCTGCCGCTCGGCGACGAAGGCACCATTCTGCCGTTGATCTCGGCTGAGGACGTGGCGCGGGTCGCCGTCGGCCTGCTCGTAGATCCCGAGCAAGCTGCGGGATCCGCGTATCCCATCATCGGCAGCGTCAATTCCGTGGGTGACATCGTCGGAGCGTTCGCGCACGTCTTCGACAGGGACGTCCACTACGAAGAGATCAGCGACGAAGAATGGCGCAACGAGGTTCTGTCGCGCGGCTGGAACGCGCACGCCGTCGAGCATCTGTCCTCGCTCTGGAAGTCGCTGCGGGCCGCCCGGCTCTCGGCCGAGACCGCCCGCTTCGCCGTCACCGACACCATCGGGAAGATCGGCGGTGCGGCGCCGAAGACGTTCGAGCAATTCGTTCGCGAGCAGCAGTCCGAGTTGCTGGCGCCCGCCGCGAAGCCGACGGCCTGA
- a CDS encoding TetR/AcrR family transcriptional regulator produces the protein MSPKTEPPEEDAEGLEVRKRILGAALSAFMEGGYAQTSTLEIATRARVSKRELYSLFGNKEAMLVACITERAQRIKAPANLPAIHDREMLAKVLIAFGTKLLTETTDPVVVAVFRLAISEAVNAPKVAHALDSIARKPTRDSLRTIMANARSTDLLAGEPEAMAQTFLGLLWGDLMTGLLLQAVNRPSSSEIARRASEASTAFLRLYPKPG, from the coding sequence ATGAGTCCAAAGACAGAGCCGCCCGAGGAAGATGCTGAAGGCCTTGAAGTCCGGAAGCGGATCCTGGGCGCAGCGCTTTCCGCGTTCATGGAGGGCGGCTACGCGCAGACCAGCACGCTGGAGATCGCGACGCGCGCACGCGTGTCAAAGCGCGAGCTCTACTCCCTGTTCGGCAACAAGGAGGCGATGCTGGTCGCCTGCATCACCGAGCGCGCTCAGCGGATCAAGGCCCCGGCAAACCTGCCGGCGATCCACGACAGAGAGATGCTGGCGAAAGTGCTCATCGCGTTCGGGACGAAGCTTCTGACGGAAACGACCGACCCGGTCGTCGTCGCCGTGTTCCGGCTGGCGATATCCGAAGCCGTCAATGCACCAAAGGTCGCGCATGCGCTGGACAGCATCGCCCGCAAGCCGACCCGCGACTCGCTGCGGACAATCATGGCGAACGCCAGATCGACGGATCTCCTTGCCGGCGAGCCCGAAGCGATGGCCCAGACCTTCCTGGGATTGTTGTGGGGAGACCTGATGACGGGTCTGCTGCTGCAGGCCGTCAATCGCCCAAGCAGCAGCGAGATCGCGCGGCGCGCGAGCGAGGCGTCAACGGCGTTCCTGAGACTCTATCCGAAGCCCGGCTAA
- a CDS encoding NAD-dependent protein deacetylase: MASSPLQDFVGRHENLFVLTGAGCSTNSGIPDYRDSHGNWKRTQPVNFQAFMADDEHTRQRYWARSLVGWRRFGQAKPNDAHRALARLEAGGRCGMLLTQNVDRLHQSAGHRQVIDLHGRLDLVRCMGCGAKTPRSEFQETLGRANAEWLRLDAADAPDGDADLEHAEFSSFKVPSCEACGGILKPDVVFFGENVPRDVVATAQDHLSQADAMLIVGSSLMVYSGFRFVQAAAKRQIPIAAVNLGRTRADDLLTLKVEERCEAALAFLL, encoded by the coding sequence ATGGCAAGCTCTCCCCTCCAGGATTTCGTCGGCCGGCACGAAAATCTGTTCGTGCTGACCGGCGCCGGCTGCAGCACCAATTCGGGCATTCCCGATTACCGTGACAGTCACGGCAACTGGAAGCGGACCCAGCCGGTCAATTTCCAGGCCTTCATGGCGGACGACGAGCACACGCGCCAGCGCTATTGGGCGCGCAGCCTGGTCGGCTGGCGGCGGTTCGGCCAGGCGAAGCCGAATGATGCGCACCGTGCGCTGGCCCGGCTCGAGGCAGGCGGCCGCTGCGGCATGCTGCTGACCCAGAACGTCGACCGGCTGCATCAATCCGCCGGCCACCGGCAGGTGATCGATTTGCATGGCCGGCTCGATCTCGTCCGCTGCATGGGCTGCGGGGCGAAGACGCCGCGGAGCGAATTCCAGGAGACGCTCGGCCGCGCGAATGCGGAGTGGCTGAGGCTCGATGCCGCGGATGCGCCGGACGGTGACGCCGATCTGGAGCACGCGGAGTTCTCGTCGTTCAAGGTGCCTTCTTGCGAAGCCTGCGGTGGCATCCTCAAGCCCGACGTGGTGTTCTTCGGCGAGAACGTGCCGCGCGACGTCGTCGCCACGGCACAGGACCATCTGTCGCAGGCCGATGCCATGCTGATCGTTGGCTCGTCATTGATGGTCTATTCCGGATTCCGTTTCGTGCAGGCGGCCGCGAAACGGCAGATTCCGATCGCCGCGGTCAATCTCGGACGCACCCGTGCCGACGATCTCCTGACGCTGAAGGTCGAGGAGCGCTGCGAAGCGGCGCTTGCATTCCTGCTCTGA
- a CDS encoding SDR family oxidoreductase produces the protein MPQTERSTSFPSRLVGQHALVTGASQGIGRAVAIRLAQEGATVAINYFDHPQKAEETLALARTASSDRGHGRLDHVIVKADVGNEQEIAAMFERVLARFKRLDCLVNNAGFQRESSSDALDVETYRRIIDVNLNGAVLCAQKALAHFVARGGGGSIINCSSVHQIIPKPGYLAYSISKSGMAGLTRTLALEFAGRGIRVNAVGPGAIDTPINAAWTGDPEKRGVVTSHIPMGRVGTPEEIAAVFAFLASDDASYITGQTIYACGGITLFPEFRENWAS, from the coding sequence ATGCCGCAGACCGAACGCTCAACTTCCTTTCCCTCGCGCCTCGTCGGCCAGCACGCGCTGGTGACCGGCGCCTCGCAAGGCATCGGCCGTGCCGTTGCCATCCGACTGGCGCAGGAAGGCGCGACCGTCGCCATCAACTATTTCGATCATCCCCAGAAGGCCGAGGAGACGCTCGCCCTTGCGCGAACGGCATCGAGCGACCGTGGTCACGGCAGGCTCGATCATGTCATCGTCAAGGCCGACGTTGGCAACGAGCAGGAGATCGCCGCGATGTTCGAGAGGGTTCTTGCGCGCTTCAAGCGTCTCGACTGTCTCGTCAACAATGCCGGCTTCCAGCGGGAATCCTCGAGCGATGCGCTCGATGTCGAAACCTATCGCCGCATCATCGACGTCAATCTGAACGGCGCCGTGCTCTGTGCGCAGAAGGCGCTGGCGCACTTCGTCGCGCGCGGCGGAGGCGGCAGCATCATCAACTGCTCCAGCGTCCACCAGATCATCCCGAAGCCGGGCTATCTCGCTTATTCGATCAGCAAGAGTGGTATGGCCGGTCTGACGCGGACGCTGGCGCTGGAGTTCGCCGGCCGCGGTATCCGCGTCAATGCGGTCGGTCCCGGCGCGATCGACACGCCGATCAACGCAGCCTGGACCGGTGATCCCGAAAAGCGCGGCGTCGTCACCAGTCACATTCCCATGGGCCGTGTCGGCACGCCGGAAGAGATCGCCGCCGTGTTCGCCTTCCTCGCCTCCGATGATGCCAGCTACATCACCGGGCAGACGATCTATGCCTGCGGAGGTATCACGCTGTTTCCGGAGTTTCGCGAGAACTGGGCCAGTTAA